In one window of Duganella dendranthematis DNA:
- a CDS encoding phosphate ABC transporter substrate-binding protein, which produces MAKLLSRLRWCFAVCLLFSGMVSAADFVVVVSARNPLNALRADQVAAIFLAQSGRFPGGAEAVALDLPLGSPLRNEFYATVAARTPALMKAYWTKMVFTGRGQPPRELASSVAARKLVADNPAMIAYIDKSALDASVKALEVMQ; this is translated from the coding sequence ATGGCCAAGCTCCTTTCCCGTCTGCGCTGGTGTTTCGCGGTGTGCCTGCTCTTTAGCGGCATGGTCAGCGCCGCCGATTTCGTGGTGGTGGTCTCCGCCCGCAATCCGCTCAACGCGCTGCGCGCCGACCAGGTGGCGGCGATCTTTCTTGCCCAGAGCGGCCGCTTCCCCGGCGGCGCCGAGGCAGTAGCGCTCGACCTGCCGCTGGGCAGCCCGCTGCGCAACGAGTTCTATGCCACGGTGGCGGCCCGTACGCCGGCGCTGATGAAAGCTTACTGGACCAAGATGGTGTTCACCGGACGTGGCCAGCCGCCGCGCGAACTGGCCAGCAGCGTCGCCGCGCGCAAGCTGGTGGCCGACAATCCGGCCATGATCGCCTACATCGACAAGTCGGCGCTGGATGCCAGCGTCAAAGCCCTGGAGGTGATGCAATGA
- a CDS encoding PAS domain S-box protein yields MTPPFLQGGGQLAHIIAAFDWSQTALGPMAGWPQSLQTTVALILRSPVPIVTLWGEAGVMIYNDGYAQFAANRHPMSLGANVREAWPEVADFNDHVIKVGLAGGTLAYVDQELTLYRSGKAEQVWMNLDYSPIVDEAGVPVGVMVVVIETSGKVKAERALQEESERLRASENTFRTLAQTMPNQVWTSGADGIVDWFNDQLYRYTGTPAGEMDRERWRQMVHEDDRDAAGDLWFAAIAAAQTYETEFRIRRADGDWRWHLVRAQPIVDAQGVVQRWVGTNTDIQDQKSTAAMLQRQVAERTAERDRMWQYSTDVMMVTDLEGWIKAINPAFTRLLGWEAAEVLGTSVYALIHRDDLDASRAEMASLASGAVTFKFENRTQRKGGGYAILAWTAAPDARFVHAVGRDMTAERAAAEEMKRTAAALQQSQKMEAIGKLTGGVAHDFNNLLQVISGNLQLLAGDVAGNARAERRLDNALAGVTRGARLASYLLAFGRRQALDPRVVKIGRFIAGMEDMLRRSLGEEIEVEMVISGGLWNTLVDTTQVENAVLNLCINARDAMDGAGKLTIEVGNAYLDDAYALAHPELNPGQYVMIAVSDTGTGMTPEVLEQAFDPFFSTKPEGKGSGLGLSMVYGFARQSGGHVKIYSEPGNGTTVKLYLPRSTEDEDAPLPLEARAVIGGKETILVAEDDEGVRATVVELLSELGYQVLKASDAASALSIIDSGMQIDLLFTDVVMPGPLRSPDLARKARERQPGMAVLFTSGYTENAIVHGGRLDAGVDLLGKPYTREALARKIRHVLGNRQQQLQVTAELAAPPAPAPPAPAGMTRILLVEDEPELRDTTAELLELLGHQVHPAGDAATALALLAAHPVDVMLTDISLPDMSGEVLAAKARAAHPELRIIYASGQHPSAPLERAQLLLKPYSIDKLILALAQG; encoded by the coding sequence GTGACTCCACCATTCCTGCAAGGCGGCGGCCAACTCGCGCACATCATCGCGGCCTTTGACTGGAGCCAGACCGCGCTGGGGCCGATGGCCGGCTGGCCGCAATCGCTGCAAACCACGGTGGCGCTGATTTTGCGCTCGCCCGTGCCGATCGTCACGTTGTGGGGCGAGGCGGGGGTGATGATTTATAACGACGGCTACGCGCAGTTTGCGGCCAATCGCCATCCGATGTCGCTCGGCGCCAATGTGCGCGAGGCCTGGCCGGAGGTGGCGGATTTCAATGACCATGTGATCAAGGTCGGTCTGGCCGGCGGCACGCTGGCGTACGTCGACCAAGAGTTGACGCTGTACCGTTCCGGCAAGGCCGAGCAGGTGTGGATGAATCTGGACTACTCGCCCATCGTCGACGAGGCGGGGGTGCCAGTGGGGGTGATGGTGGTGGTGATCGAGACCAGCGGCAAGGTCAAGGCCGAACGTGCGCTGCAAGAAGAGAGCGAACGTTTGCGCGCCAGCGAGAACACTTTCCGCACGCTGGCGCAGACCATGCCCAATCAGGTGTGGACCTCCGGCGCCGACGGCATCGTCGACTGGTTCAACGACCAGCTGTACCGCTATACCGGTACGCCGGCGGGAGAGATGGACCGCGAGCGCTGGCGCCAGATGGTGCATGAGGACGACCGCGACGCCGCCGGCGACCTGTGGTTCGCTGCGATTGCCGCTGCGCAGACCTATGAGACCGAATTCCGCATCCGCCGCGCCGATGGCGACTGGCGCTGGCACCTGGTGCGCGCGCAGCCCATCGTGGACGCGCAAGGCGTGGTGCAGCGCTGGGTCGGCACCAATACCGACATCCAGGACCAGAAATCGACCGCCGCCATGTTGCAGCGGCAGGTGGCCGAGCGCACGGCGGAGCGCGACCGCATGTGGCAATACTCCACCGACGTGATGATGGTGACGGACCTTGAAGGCTGGATCAAGGCCATCAATCCGGCCTTTACCCGCTTGCTGGGCTGGGAGGCCGCCGAGGTGCTGGGCACTTCGGTGTATGCGCTGATTCACCGCGATGACCTGGATGCGTCCAGGGCGGAAATGGCGTCGCTGGCGAGCGGCGCGGTCACCTTCAAATTTGAAAACCGCACGCAGCGCAAGGGCGGCGGTTACGCCATCCTTGCGTGGACGGCGGCGCCGGACGCGCGCTTTGTGCACGCCGTGGGCCGCGACATGACGGCCGAACGGGCGGCAGCGGAAGAGATGAAGCGCACCGCCGCCGCGCTCCAGCAGTCGCAGAAAATGGAAGCCATCGGCAAACTGACCGGCGGCGTGGCGCATGACTTCAACAATCTGTTGCAGGTCATCTCCGGCAATTTGCAACTGCTGGCCGGCGACGTGGCCGGCAATGCGCGCGCCGAACGGCGGCTGGACAACGCGCTGGCCGGCGTGACGCGCGGCGCGCGTCTGGCCAGTTACCTGCTGGCCTTCGGCCGCCGTCAGGCGCTCGATCCGCGCGTGGTCAAGATCGGCCGCTTCATCGCCGGCATGGAGGACATGCTGCGCCGCAGTCTGGGCGAGGAGATCGAGGTCGAGATGGTGATTTCCGGCGGCTTGTGGAATACGCTGGTCGATACCACGCAGGTGGAAAACGCGGTGCTCAACCTGTGCATCAATGCGCGCGATGCGATGGACGGCGCCGGCAAGCTGACCATCGAAGTCGGCAACGCCTATCTGGATGATGCCTATGCGCTGGCGCATCCGGAACTCAATCCGGGCCAGTACGTGATGATCGCCGTCAGCGACACCGGCACCGGCATGACGCCGGAAGTGCTGGAGCAGGCCTTCGATCCCTTCTTCTCCACCAAGCCGGAAGGCAAGGGCAGTGGCCTTGGGCTGTCGATGGTGTATGGCTTTGCGCGCCAGTCGGGCGGGCATGTGAAGATCTACAGTGAGCCGGGCAACGGCACCACCGTCAAGCTGTACCTGCCGCGCTCCACCGAGGACGAGGATGCGCCGCTGCCGCTGGAAGCACGCGCCGTCATCGGCGGCAAGGAGACCATCCTGGTGGCCGAGGACGACGAGGGCGTGCGCGCCACCGTGGTCGAGCTGCTGAGCGAACTGGGTTACCAGGTACTGAAGGCCAGCGATGCCGCCAGTGCCCTCAGCATCATCGACAGCGGCATGCAGATCGACCTGCTGTTCACCGACGTGGTGATGCCTGGCCCGTTGCGCAGTCCGGACCTGGCGCGCAAGGCGCGCGAGCGGCAGCCCGGCATGGCGGTGCTGTTTACGTCCGGGTATACCGAGAACGCCATCGTGCACGGCGGCCGGCTCGATGCGGGGGTCGATTTGCTGGGCAAGCCGTACACGCGGGAGGCGCTGGCGCGCAAGATCCGCCATGTGCTGGGCAATCGCCAGCAGCAGTTGCAGGTGACGGCGGAACTGGCTGCGCCGCCAGCGCCAGCGCCGCCAGCGCCGGCAGGCATGACCCGCATCTTGCTGGTGGAAGACGAACCGGAACTGCGCGACACCACCGCCGAGCTGCTGGAGCTGCTGGGCCATCAGGTGCACCCTGCCGGCGATGCCGCCACTGCGCTGGCGTTGCTGGCCGCCCATCCGGTCGACGTCATGCTGACCGATATCTCGCTGCCCGATATGTCGGGCGAAGTATTGGCGGCTAAGGCGCGCGCCGCCCATCCCGAACTGCGCATTATCTACGCCAGCGGCCAGCATCCCAGCGCGCCGCTGGAGCGTGCGCAGCTACTGCTAAAGCCATACAGTATCGACAAGCTGATCCTGGCATTAGCGCAAGGATAA